In Bactrocera oleae isolate idBacOlea1 chromosome 5, idBacOlea1, whole genome shotgun sequence, a genomic segment contains:
- the LOC106620553 gene encoding gustatory receptor 23a-like: MGGLMYNLLYITQMLSHLTILLESFFMESKREQTTKIFRQFEKRFSKKFGRKHAYSDFSCQSCISSMLSVVVVIVSASLKTYSLYMSIYQMTLKRTLLIWHTLLNALAVQFRILELILSITVLNEYATILCRKLNEMGERNIRRVFSHYLRGLPVSKGCIIRVMPQTLQPSEEADEQKLRVYKKLYGDIYNMFKTINESYGWSMLAFMIMYFVYFIINSYWIIFAAIARLSEHVTLIRNLGVLVVVVALLYILCWQSQNSQEQSRQIGCIMFKLVKPLGSKSYNDLVTDFSLQTLHQQYIITANEFFDLNLNLLGCMVASIVTYLVILIQFMFAEKNRGNRNAILRSMINPTANVRN, translated from the exons ATGGGTGGACTCATGTACAACCTACTTTACATAACTCAAATGCTTTCACATCTTACAATCCTACTCGAATCGTTCTTTATGGAGTCCAAACGTGAGCAAACAACAAAGATTTTCAGGCAGTTCGAAAAGCGTTTCAGTAAAAAATTTGGTCGTAAGCACGCCTATAGCGATTTCAGTTGTCAGAGTTGCATTTCATCAATGCTCAGTGTTGTCGTCGTTATAGTTAGTGCTTCGTTGAAAACATACTCattgtatatgagtatatatcaGATGACTCTGAAGAGGACCTTACTAATTTGGCATACATTGCTGAACGCTTTGGCGGTACAATTTCGCATTTTAGAACTTATATTATCCATAACGGTATTGAATGAGTACGCCACTATATTGTGTCGCAAACTCAATGAAATGGGTGAACGAAATATACGTCGTGTCTTCAGCCACTATCTACGCGGTTTGCCGGTATCCAAGGGGTGTATTATACGCGTCATGCCGCAGACGTTGCAGCCCAGCGAGGAAGCTGATGAGCAGAAGCTGCGCGTGTATAAAAAGCTTTATGGcgatatttataatatgtttaAGACAATCAACGAGAGTTATGGCTGGTCCATGTTAGCGTTTATGATAATGTACTTcgtatatttcattataaattcCTATTGGATAATTTTTGCGGCAATTGCACGATTGAGCGAGCATGTTACGCTTATTAGAAATCTCGGAGTTTTGGTGGTTGTGGTGGCACTGCTCTATATTTTGTGCTGGCAAAGTCAAAATAGTCAGGAACAG AGTCGCCAGATAGGCTGCATTATGTTTAAACTCGTCAAACCACTGGGCAGTAAAAGCTATAACGATTTGGTTACGGATTTTTCGTTGCAAACTTTACATCAACAGTATATAATTACTGCAAATGAATTCttcgatttaaatttaaatcttttGGGCTGT atgGTTGCGTCCATCGTCACCTATCTTGTCATACTTATACAATTTATGTTCGCCGAGAAGAATAGAGGCAATCGGAATGCGATACTGCGTAGCATGATTAACCCCACAGCGAATGTGCGCAACTGA